A single window of Sulfurovum sp. UBA12169 DNA harbors:
- a CDS encoding thiamine-phosphate kinase produces MKKIDKEQYLINKLTSKHIGDDAAVIGNMLYSMDTFFEDVHFKRSWMNMTQIGKKAMLVNLSDAIAMNAEPKYALVSVSLPKNIENKEIDELMKSLEDTAKLYGCEIIGGDTIGADKLHLSIAVISQSFHPLLRKGLREGDLLAFTGTLGQSKHDLEILLRGEKISSDSKFYEPKLRVEFIKKSHPYLHAGMDISDGLFCDTNKLLDTNGYGFELLLDIDQEMGLSGEEYEMLVGFSPENLETVLAIAKETDTALTVFAKVVQNDKRFCCESHHFKN; encoded by the coding sequence ATGAAAAAAATAGACAAAGAACAATACCTTATCAATAAACTCACCTCGAAACATATAGGTGATGATGCAGCCGTAATAGGGAACATGCTTTATAGTATGGATACCTTTTTTGAAGATGTACATTTCAAGCGTTCCTGGATGAATATGACGCAAATCGGCAAAAAGGCAATGCTGGTCAACCTCTCTGATGCTATAGCGATGAATGCCGAGCCAAAATATGCCCTCGTATCGGTCTCTTTGCCAAAAAACATTGAAAATAAAGAGATAGACGAGCTGATGAAAAGTCTTGAGGATACGGCAAAATTGTATGGATGTGAAATCATCGGGGGAGATACGATAGGTGCCGATAAGCTGCATCTCTCAATCGCCGTCATTTCGCAAAGCTTCCATCCGCTTTTGCGCAAAGGGCTGCGGGAGGGAGATTTGTTGGCATTCACAGGTACTCTGGGCCAGAGCAAACACGATCTTGAAATATTGCTCCGAGGAGAGAAAATCTCAAGCGATTCTAAATTTTATGAGCCAAAACTGCGAGTTGAATTTATCAAAAAGTCGCATCCCTATCTGCATGCAGGTATGGATATATCCGATGGTCTTTTTTGTGACACCAATAAACTGTTGGATACAAACGGATATGGATTTGAATTGCTGCTTGACATTGACCAAGAAATGGGTCTTAGCGGGGAAGAGTATGAGATGCTTGTGGGGTTTTCTCCGGAAAATCTTGAGACCGTTTTGGCGATAGCCAAAGAAACAGATACTGCTCTGACTGTATTTGCAAAAGTGGTTCAAAACGATAAACGATTTTGCTGCGAAAGCCACCATTTTAAAAATTGA
- a CDS encoding tRNA pseudouridine(13) synthase TruD — translation MKPIYPLPVQNEFVFNSTPRDFTVEEIPLYEFTGEGEHLVLKVRKKELTTWEMLDILSQYVGIKRRDMGYAGLKDKHAMTIQWVSLPAKFEEKLAAFSHEKIKILESTRHNNKIRVGHLKGNRFDIRLKKVLGIQKDKLDSVLKWIKANGVPNYFGNQRFGTDGTNWIDGKKLLSGELKIRDKKTREFLMGSYQSYLFNLWLAKRMELNLLLEKFSEEEAEQLLKLPSGALKGVKAQPNFFKLLEGDLMMHYPYGRLFEAEELDKEAERFETKDIAPTGLLPGSKTKRATGVARLFEEQFDEEIKIFGARRYAWVQATEIKKNYVEEKAHYELSFVLPKGSYATNVLDVLRGTNQI, via the coding sequence ATGAAACCTATTTACCCCTTGCCTGTTCAAAATGAATTTGTTTTTAACTCCACTCCGCGGGATTTTACTGTAGAGGAGATACCTCTTTATGAGTTTACGGGGGAGGGCGAACATCTTGTATTGAAGGTTCGCAAAAAAGAACTGACCACATGGGAGATGCTCGATATACTCTCGCAGTATGTTGGCATCAAAAGACGCGATATGGGATATGCCGGACTTAAAGATAAGCATGCCATGACCATACAATGGGTCTCTTTGCCTGCGAAATTTGAAGAGAAGCTAGCCGCATTTTCTCATGAAAAGATCAAAATACTTGAAAGCACCAGACACAATAACAAAATACGTGTAGGACATCTCAAGGGAAATCGCTTTGATATCCGACTTAAAAAAGTATTGGGGATACAAAAAGACAAGCTTGACTCTGTGCTAAAATGGATCAAAGCTAACGGCGTACCCAATTATTTTGGCAATCAACGTTTCGGTACGGATGGAACAAACTGGATAGATGGCAAAAAGCTTTTGTCTGGCGAGCTTAAGATCCGGGATAAAAAAACACGTGAATTTTTAATGGGATCCTATCAGAGTTATCTTTTTAATTTATGGCTTGCAAAACGTATGGAGCTTAACTTGTTGTTGGAAAAATTCAGCGAAGAGGAAGCTGAACAGCTTTTAAAACTCCCGTCCGGTGCACTCAAGGGAGTCAAGGCGCAACCCAATTTCTTTAAGCTTCTCGAGGGCGATTTGATGATGCACTATCCTTACGGAAGACTTTTTGAAGCAGAAGAGTTGGATAAAGAAGCAGAACGTTTCGAGACAAAGGATATCGCCCCCACAGGTCTTTTGCCCGGAAGTAAAACCAAAAGAGCCACAGGTGTTGCCAGACTTTTTGAAGAACAGTTTGACGAAGAGATCAAAATTTTCGGCGCCAGACGCTATGCATGGGTTCAAGCGACAGAAATAAAGAAAAATTATGTCGAAGAAAAAGCCCATTATGAGCTTAGTTTTGTTCTGCCAAAAGGTTCCTATGCGACCAATGTGCTTGACGTACTCAGGGGCACCAATCAAATTTGA
- the murA gene encoding UDP-N-acetylglucosamine 1-carboxyvinyltransferase, which produces MDYLQINGGRKLSGSVTISGAKNAALPIIAATILSDKDVTLTNLPNVVDIRTLLKLLTMLGGKVEHEGTTTAKINNGSMTSTKAVYEIVSQMRASILVLGPLLARFGECEVSLPGGCAIGQRPIDLHLKALEAMGAKIEIKGGYVRAEAHEGLHGAKIVFDKITVGGTENIVMAAALAKGVTSIINAAKEPEVVQLCEMIADAGVRIEGIGTNELTIYGTDGKPLTFQPVEIIPDRIEAGTYLCAGAITGSVITLNKVDERHIRASIDKLEAMGCRFDVTEESITVYPPKEIKPVNLTTIEYPGFPTDMQAQFMALAVMANGESIIEERLFENRFMHVSELNRLGADIWLKGNIAAVKGVDKLYGADVMATDLRASSALVLAALVAEGTTNVRRIYHLDRGYDDLEGKLSALGADIVRKKEVK; this is translated from the coding sequence ATGGATTATTTACAGATCAACGGCGGGAGAAAATTGAGCGGCAGTGTGACAATTAGCGGCGCAAAAAATGCTGCTTTACCCATTATTGCAGCAACCATACTCAGTGATAAAGATGTAACCCTTACCAATCTGCCAAATGTTGTAGATATCCGTACCCTGCTCAAGCTTTTGACGATGCTCGGCGGCAAAGTCGAACACGAAGGCACAACAACAGCCAAGATCAACAACGGATCCATGACATCCACCAAGGCGGTTTATGAAATTGTTTCTCAAATGAGAGCTTCTATTTTGGTACTTGGTCCGCTGCTTGCACGGTTTGGAGAGTGTGAAGTAAGTTTGCCCGGAGGATGTGCCATCGGACAACGCCCCATAGATTTGCATCTCAAGGCGCTTGAGGCGATGGGCGCAAAGATAGAGATCAAGGGCGGCTATGTGCGTGCAGAAGCCCACGAAGGTTTGCATGGAGCCAAGATTGTCTTTGACAAAATTACCGTAGGAGGTACGGAAAATATTGTGATGGCGGCCGCACTCGCTAAAGGGGTCACAAGCATCATCAATGCCGCCAAAGAACCCGAAGTGGTACAATTGTGTGAAATGATTGCTGATGCAGGGGTTCGGATAGAAGGTATTGGCACTAACGAACTTACCATCTACGGGACAGACGGAAAGCCGCTCACTTTCCAACCCGTAGAGATCATCCCTGACCGTATTGAAGCAGGCACTTATCTTTGTGCGGGAGCAATTACGGGCTCTGTGATTACTTTAAATAAGGTTGACGAACGGCATATTAGAGCTTCCATAGATAAACTCGAAGCGATGGGTTGCAGATTTGACGTAACCGAAGAGAGCATCACTGTTTATCCTCCAAAAGAGATCAAACCGGTCAATCTCACCACGATTGAGTATCCTGGATTTCCGACAGATATGCAGGCGCAATTTATGGCACTTGCGGTCATGGCTAACGGAGAAAGCATCATCGAAGAGCGTCTTTTTGAGAACCGCTTTATGCATGTGAGCGAACTAAATCGTTTGGGTGCAGATATCTGGCTCAAAGGCAATATCGCCGCCGTCAAAGGAGTGGACAAACTTTACGGTGCCGATGTCATGGCAACTGACCTAAGAGCCAGTTCGGCGCTTGTTTTGGCAGCATTGGTTGCGGAAGGTACGACAAATGTACGCCGTATTTATCATCTGGACAGAGGGTATGACGATTTGGAGGGAAAACTCTCCGCGCTGGGCGCAGATATCGTGCGAAAAAAAGAGGTTAAATAA
- a CDS encoding ATP-dependent DNA helicase codes for MPLSTLNAEQLSAATAPLGHNLIIASAGTGKTSTIVGRIAHLLHAGIEPSNILLLTFTNKAAGEMIARLERFFPKQVVSKIQSGTFHAVCYRWLKEIYPNLALKQPSELKTLFRSLYEKRHFSRMNLPVEPFSATYLYEMYSLYQNASLEGFDIWFLEKYPEHETLIDIYMDITEEFEKEKLEYGFASFNDLLLRMKNHLQISSMPFQEVLVDEYQDTNTLQSALIDALKPRSLFCVGDYDQSIYAFNGANIENIATFSERYKNAKIFTLKTNYRSTAPILSLANRVIERNERIYPKKLEVGRAGKSHPPKLLMFNDLFEQYQSIAHSIKTTHVPNHDIAVIFRNNSSADGIEASLREVGIPCRRKGSTSFFDTKEIKFLLDVLSLLVNPKDMMAFIHIFEYANSVGSALSKEFFQCFLHFGNGYFIQGVLSPKNHNIPKLNPVKNIQLGLFDDDHEIGSATRFSHMELDKTIYTHPLLKHPKLTQESVRFFKDFYTLVSRAVLLKNPAEILRTVIASALYEHITEILSAQRGRLKSGEIDKEKKKQAKERIMRKANLLLDLSRQYKDLSRFVNAMVLGGNELSEGEGVNLLTVHASKGLEFPEVYVVDLVDGRFPNRKLMGRGGSLEEERRLFYVAVTRAKDRLYLSLAKYDKQKKVEYKPSPFLHEAGLIKGEFEEPATKQK; via the coding sequence ATGCCTCTTAGCACGCTCAACGCTGAACAGCTTAGTGCTGCTACGGCACCTCTTGGTCACAATCTTATTATTGCAAGTGCCGGGACAGGCAAAACATCCACCATTGTAGGACGTATTGCCCATCTTTTGCATGCGGGCATAGAGCCTTCAAACATATTGCTGCTTACCTTTACCAACAAAGCTGCGGGAGAGATGATTGCCCGTCTTGAACGATTTTTTCCAAAACAGGTAGTTTCTAAAATACAGTCAGGCACTTTTCACGCCGTATGTTATAGATGGCTTAAAGAGATCTATCCCAATTTGGCTCTCAAACAACCTTCGGAACTCAAAACTCTTTTTAGAAGCCTTTATGAAAAACGTCATTTTTCACGTATGAATCTTCCTGTTGAACCATTCTCGGCTACCTATCTTTATGAAATGTACAGTTTGTACCAAAATGCCTCCCTGGAGGGATTTGATATTTGGTTTTTAGAGAAATATCCCGAACATGAAACGCTAATAGATATCTATATGGACATTACAGAAGAATTTGAAAAAGAAAAGCTGGAGTATGGATTTGCTTCTTTTAATGATCTTCTTTTGCGCATGAAAAATCATTTGCAAATATCGTCCATGCCTTTTCAGGAAGTACTGGTTGATGAATACCAAGATACCAATACCTTGCAAAGTGCATTGATAGATGCACTCAAGCCGCGCTCATTGTTCTGCGTAGGGGATTATGATCAGAGTATTTATGCGTTTAATGGTGCCAATATAGAAAATATTGCAACGTTTTCCGAACGCTATAAAAATGCAAAAATATTCACACTTAAAACCAATTATCGTTCTACTGCGCCGATACTCTCTCTTGCAAATCGCGTAATAGAACGAAATGAACGCATCTATCCCAAAAAACTTGAAGTAGGCCGCGCAGGAAAAAGTCATCCTCCAAAACTTTTAATGTTTAATGACCTGTTTGAACAGTATCAATCTATCGCACACTCCATCAAGACAACACATGTCCCAAATCATGATATCGCCGTTATTTTTAGAAACAATTCCAGTGCGGACGGAATTGAAGCTAGTTTGCGCGAAGTAGGAATCCCCTGCAGGCGCAAAGGAAGTACAAGTTTTTTTGATACCAAAGAGATAAAATTTCTGCTAGACGTACTCTCCTTGCTGGTTAATCCCAAGGACATGATGGCCTTTATCCATATATTTGAATATGCAAACAGTGTAGGCTCAGCGCTATCGAAAGAATTTTTTCAATGCTTTTTGCATTTTGGCAATGGTTATTTTATACAAGGTGTACTTTCACCTAAAAATCACAATATTCCCAAGCTCAATCCAGTTAAAAATATACAGCTGGGGCTTTTTGATGACGATCACGAGATAGGATCTGCAACACGGTTTAGCCATATGGAATTGGATAAGACTATCTATACGCATCCTTTACTCAAACACCCTAAATTAACACAGGAAAGCGTAAGATTTTTTAAAGATTTTTATACTCTGGTGTCTAGGGCGGTCTTACTTAAAAATCCTGCTGAAATTCTGCGCACCGTTATCGCTTCTGCACTCTATGAGCATATTACGGAGATACTCTCTGCACAAAGAGGACGGCTCAAATCGGGCGAAATTGACAAGGAAAAAAAGAAACAGGCTAAGGAGCGTATCATGCGCAAGGCAAATCTTCTTCTTGATTTGTCTCGCCAATATAAGGATTTGAGCCGCTTTGTAAATGCTATGGTACTTGGCGGAAATGAATTGAGTGAAGGAGAGGGTGTCAATTTGCTTACTGTGCACGCCAGTAAAGGATTAGAATTTCCTGAGGTCTATGTGGTAGATTTGGTTGACGGAAGATTTCCCAATCGAAAACTTATGGGTAGAGGCGGGAGTCTCGAAGAAGAGAGAAGGCTATTTTATGTTGCCGTAACACGAGCCAAAGACAGACTCTATCTCTCTTTGGCCAAATACGACAAACAAAAAAAAGTAGAGTATAAGCCTTCACCATTCCTCCATGAAGCAGGGTTGATAAAAGGAGAGTTTGAAGAACCGGCCACGAAACAAAAATAG
- a CDS encoding sulfurtransferase, whose product MDYNEQMKKYYERCNIDLLKGRLKASLEKAKEEIKEIGVDALDLEDMVLIDVREADEFSTGIIPAKKIFTIPRGKLEFAVDDTLINVSDRLIVCYCLKGARGLLAAKTLKDLGFENVVSLQGGIENWVKSGKSIKNYLGYFTLEKA is encoded by the coding sequence GTGGATTATAACGAGCAGATGAAAAAATATTATGAACGATGCAATATAGATCTGCTAAAGGGTCGTCTTAAGGCATCTTTGGAAAAAGCCAAAGAAGAGATTAAGGAGATTGGGGTGGATGCATTGGACCTTGAAGATATGGTCTTGATTGATGTAAGAGAAGCAGATGAATTCTCCACAGGAATCATACCTGCCAAAAAGATTTTTACCATTCCAAGAGGAAAATTGGAATTTGCGGTAGATGATACTTTGATCAACGTTAGTGACCGTCTTATTGTTTGTTATTGCCTTAAGGGTGCACGGGGATTGTTGGCTGCAAAAACACTCAAAGACTTGGGGTTTGAAAACGTAGTGAGCCTTCAAGGCGGGATAGAAAACTGGGTGAAATCAGGCAAATCGATCAAAAATTATCTTGGTTACTTTACACTTGAAAAAGCGTAA
- the rsmD gene encoding 16S rRNA (guanine(966)-N(2))-methyltransferase RsmD: MRKNEKIKLFTTTINAGKFKGHKIEIPDISTTRSSKAILRESLFNTLQFDIMDKNFVEVFAGSGSVGLEALSRGAGECYFIEYNKAAFHVLESNVKKLDSSHCHLFYGDSFEKFSVVYELVKRSHEKTYFYFDPPFSTREGMDEIYDKTMALMASIEPEVCEMVIVEHMTNFEMPHSIGALNFFKHKKFGRSTMSYYRPL, translated from the coding sequence ATGAGAAAAAATGAAAAAATTAAATTATTTACAACGACTATCAATGCCGGAAAATTCAAAGGGCATAAAATAGAGATACCCGATATCAGTACAACCCGAAGCTCAAAAGCAATACTGAGGGAATCGCTGTTTAATACCTTGCAGTTTGATATTATGGATAAAAACTTTGTAGAAGTTTTTGCCGGAAGCGGTTCTGTCGGATTGGAAGCGCTAAGCCGGGGCGCAGGAGAGTGCTATTTTATAGAATATAATAAAGCGGCCTTTCATGTATTGGAGTCCAATGTCAAAAAACTTGATTCAAGCCATTGCCACCTCTTCTATGGTGACAGTTTTGAAAAATTTTCGGTTGTTTATGAGCTGGTAAAAAGAAGCCATGAAAAAACCTACTTTTATTTTGATCCTCCTTTTTCTACGCGCGAGGGAATGGATGAGATTTACGATAAGACCATGGCACTCATGGCAAGTATAGAACCTGAAGTATGCGAGATGGTCATTGTGGAGCATATGACGAACTTTGAAATGCCTCACTCCATAGGTGCGTTAAATTTTTTCAAACATAAAAAGTTTGGCAGAAGCACTATGAGTTACTATCGACCTCTTTGA
- a CDS encoding glycoside hydrolase, whose product MMMKVLGMVLLSMSILHAEYILKQSHRAKSKIDLMPQNKVADMKSIPQDPAYYANQIKPFSTYKQRALDKEFNKRYFYPWELSKLDIPADDFGWEERFVVKKPIFRENGKIIPPTIYSQWLNNANMAEADSKKYKAITIRHTDVKALPTAESFYRDPRKTGEGFPFDYNQNSTYHINVPLYISHFSKDKKWAFVRGAYTFGWVKVNDLALVDKTFIETFKNGNYAMVIKDNLRLYRNNNQETIVKLGSLFPIAKDKKHYLVASRDTKGRAHIKKVSAQDPHTMAKKPLAFTPQNVAMLAKEFYGEPYGWGGGYECRDCSATTRDFLGAFGIFLERNSGKQAKEGQKISIAGLHKSDKKKKIISKAEPFRSLLYVPGHIVLYLGEYKGEPVIMHTYWGMRKNDGTKLITGRTIITSTEPGKERADIKEQSKLINTLQTIVSF is encoded by the coding sequence ATGATGATGAAAGTACTGGGAATGGTTTTGTTGAGTATGAGTATTTTGCATGCAGAATATATTCTTAAGCAAAGCCACAGAGCCAAAAGCAAAATAGATCTGATGCCTCAAAATAAAGTGGCCGATATGAAATCCATTCCCCAAGACCCTGCTTACTATGCAAATCAGATAAAGCCATTTTCCACATACAAGCAGCGAGCACTTGATAAAGAGTTCAATAAAAGGTATTTTTATCCTTGGGAGCTAAGCAAGCTTGATATACCCGCAGATGATTTTGGATGGGAAGAGCGTTTTGTTGTTAAAAAACCTATTTTCAGGGAAAATGGAAAAATAATACCTCCAACGATATACAGCCAATGGCTCAATAACGCCAATATGGCAGAAGCAGATAGTAAAAAATATAAAGCAATTACCATACGCCATACCGATGTGAAAGCATTGCCCACCGCAGAATCATTCTATCGTGATCCCAGAAAAACAGGAGAAGGTTTTCCGTTTGATTACAATCAGAATTCTACCTATCACATCAATGTTCCTCTTTATATTTCTCATTTTTCAAAAGATAAAAAATGGGCCTTTGTGCGCGGTGCATATACGTTTGGCTGGGTGAAAGTGAATGATCTCGCCTTGGTTGATAAAACGTTTATCGAAACATTTAAAAACGGAAACTATGCGATGGTAATCAAAGACAACCTCAGGCTTTATCGCAACAACAATCAAGAAACCATAGTAAAGCTCGGCTCTCTTTTCCCTATCGCAAAAGATAAAAAACACTATTTGGTTGCTTCAAGGGACACCAAAGGCAGAGCCCATATTAAAAAAGTAAGTGCGCAAGACCCTCACACTATGGCTAAAAAACCTCTTGCTTTTACACCTCAAAATGTAGCAATGCTCGCCAAAGAGTTCTATGGAGAGCCTTATGGCTGGGGCGGAGGTTATGAGTGCCGTGACTGTTCTGCTACTACGAGGGATTTTTTGGGCGCATTCGGTATTTTTCTGGAGCGCAACTCCGGCAAGCAAGCAAAAGAAGGCCAAAAAATTTCAATCGCCGGTTTGCACAAATCTGACAAAAAAAAGAAGATTATCAGCAAAGCCGAGCCCTTCAGATCTTTACTTTATGTTCCGGGACATATAGTGCTTTATCTTGGAGAATATAAGGGTGAACCTGTGATAATGCACACCTATTGGGGGATGCGAAAAAATGACGGCACCAAACTTATCACGGGTCGCACGATCATTACGAGCACTGAACCGGGAAAAGAACGAGCAGACATCAAAGAGCAAAGCAAGCTTATCAATACGCTTCAAACGATTGTTTCGTTCTAG
- a CDS encoding dipeptide epimerase: MKIKEIRTIIFRAPLKTPFKTALRRVDQLEDLVVVVECDDGSIGYGEGAPAPAITGETIGSMIAAIEYIKPSLLGLDMEEFDTILQKIHHSIVKNTTAKSAIEIALYDLRAKILKLPLYRMLGGTQKVFKTDITISMNETDKMVRDSLDALARGYEVLKVKVGDNPQKDIQRIRAIWDAVGKKAVLRLDANQGWSATQSVEVLQSLEKAGIVPELIEQPVKADDLAGLRYIKERVQTPLLADESVFSIKDAVILLEQHAVDYINIKLAKTAGITQALRLADIANGFGVKCMLGCMLEGPFSVAAGAHVASAKAHIITMIDLDAVSLLSHNPVRTSVRFEESQIALSEESGLGVSLLA; encoded by the coding sequence ATGAAAATCAAAGAGATTAGAACAATCATTTTTAGGGCGCCGCTCAAGACCCCTTTCAAAACAGCCCTTAGAAGAGTTGATCAGCTGGAAGATCTTGTTGTTGTTGTCGAGTGCGATGACGGCAGTATAGGCTATGGCGAAGGAGCTCCCGCTCCTGCAATCACAGGCGAAACGATTGGCTCAATGATTGCAGCTATTGAGTACATCAAACCTTCACTTCTTGGACTTGACATGGAAGAGTTTGATACTATTTTACAAAAAATACACCATTCAATAGTGAAAAATACTACAGCAAAATCTGCCATTGAAATCGCTCTTTATGATCTTAGAGCCAAAATTCTGAAGCTTCCTCTTTATCGTATGCTTGGCGGAACACAAAAAGTTTTTAAAACCGATATTACAATCAGCATGAATGAAACAGATAAGATGGTGCGTGACAGTCTTGATGCGCTTGCAAGAGGCTATGAAGTACTTAAAGTTAAGGTCGGCGACAATCCGCAAAAGGATATCCAGCGAATCAGGGCAATCTGGGATGCTGTAGGTAAAAAAGCAGTCTTGCGTCTGGATGCCAACCAAGGATGGAGTGCCACACAAAGTGTTGAAGTACTCCAAAGCCTCGAAAAGGCAGGTATCGTGCCTGAGCTTATCGAGCAGCCTGTAAAGGCAGATGATCTTGCGGGACTCAGATACATTAAAGAGAGAGTACAAACCCCCCTGCTCGCAGATGAATCGGTTTTCTCAATCAAAGATGCCGTTATCCTGCTTGAGCAGCACGCTGTAGACTATATCAATATCAAATTGGCTAAAACAGCAGGTATCACCCAGGCGCTTAGGCTTGCAGATATTGCGAACGGCTTTGGGGTCAAGTGTATGTTGGGCTGCATGCTGGAAGGTCCTTTTTCTGTAGCGGCCGGTGCACATGTCGCTTCAGCCAAAGCACATATCATTACGATGATAGATCTTGATGCAGTTAGTCTGCTTTCACACAATCCGGTTCGGACTTCTGTGCGGTTTGAAGAAAGTCAGATTGCACTCAGCGAGGAGAGTGGATTGGGAGTGAGTCTTTTGGCTTAA
- a CDS encoding 3-methyladenine DNA glycosylase gives MQSSYDLFCALKKMGYLHAARDPLWWPHSGTEEVIIGAILTQQTKWEKVEMSLAQLKEQGLCSIEALSAGDIKQITSLIKPSGFYNTKATRLQQLCRNILENFGTFEVFKEEVSREWLLSQKGIGMESADSILCYACKREVFVVDSYTQRLLDALGYTFDDYTQLQEWMQEGIETHFDKIARLYPSPVSAHVIFARFHGKIVEFAKEHIRGKNVAVGTLAAHMDTKE, from the coding sequence GTGCAAAGCAGTTACGATCTATTCTGTGCGCTTAAAAAAATGGGATATCTTCATGCGGCAAGGGATCCTCTTTGGTGGCCGCATAGCGGTACGGAAGAGGTTATCATTGGTGCGATACTTACACAACAGACAAAGTGGGAAAAGGTAGAGATGTCTCTTGCGCAGCTCAAAGAGCAGGGGCTTTGTTCGATCGAAGCACTAAGCGCCGGGGATATTAAACAAATCACCTCGCTTATTAAACCTAGCGGTTTTTATAATACCAAAGCAACAAGACTTCAACAGCTTTGCAGAAATATTTTAGAAAATTTCGGTACTTTTGAAGTATTCAAGGAGGAGGTAAGCCGGGAGTGGCTGCTTTCACAAAAAGGCATAGGGATGGAGAGCGCGGACTCTATCCTTTGTTATGCATGCAAACGTGAGGTTTTTGTCGTTGACAGCTATACGCAAAGACTGCTCGATGCGCTGGGATACACGTTTGATGACTATACGCAGCTGCAAGAATGGATGCAAGAGGGGATCGAAACACATTTTGATAAAATAGCCCGGCTTTATCCTTCGCCTGTCTCCGCACATGTCATCTTTGCACGCTTTCACGGAAAGATTGTAGAGTTTGCCAAAGAGCATATTCGGGGCAAAAATGTAGCCGTAGGCACACTCGCAGCCCATATGGACACAAAGGAATAA
- a CDS encoding short-chain dehydrogenase, producing the protein MANIVITGCSSGIGLETALYLRERFFKVYPTARNPQDVEKLKALGFEEAMQLDVTNPEQISAVIAAVLEKEGTIDAWFNNAGFGQPGALEDIETNVLKAQFETNVFGLHECTRQLIPVMRKQGYGKIIQHSSVLGLISLFGRGAYNASKYAIEGLTDTLRLELKDTNIYPVLLNTGSITSRFRTNAVKKLQENVDTEHSVFAERYKQSLEGTQKRVPFSETAGSVAIVVHRIMLSKKPKPRYYITKATYLLGYLKRMLSTSLLDKILIRL; encoded by the coding sequence ATGGCAAATATCGTTATCACCGGATGCAGCAGCGGCATAGGGCTTGAAACAGCTTTGTACCTTAGGGAGCGGTTCTTTAAAGTCTATCCCACGGCAAGAAACCCTCAAGATGTAGAAAAACTCAAAGCGCTCGGATTTGAAGAGGCGATGCAGCTTGACGTCACAAACCCTGAACAGATCAGCGCCGTGATCGCTGCGGTACTTGAAAAAGAAGGTACGATAGACGCATGGTTTAACAATGCAGGTTTCGGACAGCCCGGTGCACTTGAAGATATCGAAACGAATGTGCTTAAAGCCCAGTTTGAAACTAACGTGTTTGGCCTGCACGAATGCACCAGACAGCTTATCCCCGTTATGCGAAAACAAGGATACGGCAAGATCATTCAGCACAGTTCCGTACTGGGGCTTATCTCGCTTTTTGGCAGGGGAGCTTACAACGCAAGCAAATACGCTATCGAAGGGCTCACGGATACTCTTCGTTTGGAACTCAAAGACACAAACATCTACCCGGTACTGCTCAACACCGGCTCCATTACCAGCCGATTTCGCACCAATGCGGTCAAAAAATTACAAGAAAACGTAGATACCGAACACTCCGTATTTGCCGAACGATACAAGCAAAGCCTTGAAGGCACCCAAAAAAGAGTACCGTTTAGCGAAACAGCCGGATCGGTAGCCATCGTGGTACACCGCATCATGCTTTCCAAAAAACCAAAGCCCAGATACTATATCACCAAAGCTACGTATCTTTTGGGCTATCTCAAAAGAATGCTCAGCACTTCGCTGCTTGATAAGATACTCATAAGGCTGTAG